A window from Caloranaerobacter ferrireducens encodes these proteins:
- a CDS encoding aspartate ammonia-lyase produces the protein MNYRVEKDFLGECRIENDRYYGINTKRALENFKLKSKTVNLKLIREIALIKKAAAIVNKRLNRLPEDKADAIIKASEEVIEGKFDDEFKLSAFQGGAGTSTNMNVNEVIANRAIEILGGRKGDYSIIHPLNHVNMSQSTNDVYPTALRIASIHMLRELSNSLADLQEALQIKENQFSEIIKLGRTQLMDALPMMVGQGFGAYAKAIARDRWRVYKVEERLRQINLGGTAIGTGMNAPLKFIFMITDVIQDLTKLGLARSEFPMDITQNTDVFVEVSGLLKACSVNLLKISNDLRLLNSGPKGGLGEIELPMMQAGSSIMPGKVNPVIPEMVAQVAMKVIANDYTITLASSSGQLELNAFIPLIAESLLESLELLNDAVVLFREKCIEGIKVNEKRCRENLERSTALVTALVHHIGYDRASEIAKKALKNNKTIREVLREENILTEEEIDKILNPYQVTKPGIPGK, from the coding sequence TTGAATTATAGAGTAGAAAAGGATTTTTTAGGAGAGTGCAGGATTGAAAATGATAGATATTATGGGATAAATACAAAAAGAGCACTAGAAAACTTTAAATTAAAATCAAAAACAGTAAACTTAAAACTAATAAGAGAAATTGCTCTTATTAAAAAGGCAGCAGCAATAGTAAATAAAAGATTAAATAGATTACCAGAAGATAAAGCTGATGCTATAATTAAAGCGAGTGAAGAAGTTATCGAAGGTAAATTTGATGATGAGTTTAAATTAAGTGCATTTCAGGGTGGAGCGGGAACATCTACTAACATGAATGTTAATGAAGTTATTGCGAATAGGGCTATAGAAATTTTAGGAGGCAGAAAAGGAGATTATAGTATTATTCATCCACTTAATCATGTAAATATGTCTCAGTCTACTAATGATGTATATCCGACTGCTCTTAGAATTGCTTCTATTCATATGCTTAGAGAATTGAGTAACTCTCTTGCAGATTTGCAGGAAGCACTTCAGATTAAAGAAAATCAATTCAGTGAAATAATTAAACTAGGTAGAACTCAGCTTATGGATGCTCTTCCTATGATGGTAGGTCAAGGATTTGGAGCTTATGCAAAAGCAATTGCTAGAGATAGATGGAGAGTTTACAAGGTTGAGGAAAGACTAAGACAAATAAATTTAGGTGGAACTGCAATTGGAACGGGAATGAACGCTCCATTAAAATTTATTTTTATGATAACGGATGTTATTCAGGATCTAACAAAACTAGGGCTAGCTAGGTCTGAATTTCCTATGGATATAACTCAAAACACAGATGTGTTTGTAGAGGTTTCTGGGCTATTAAAGGCATGCAGTGTGAATTTGCTTAAAATTTCAAATGATTTAAGACTGTTAAATTCAGGTCCAAAAGGTGGGTTAGGAGAAATAGAGCTTCCTATGATGCAAGCCGGATCGAGTATTATGCCTGGAAAGGTTAATCCAGTAATACCAGAGATGGTAGCGCAAGTAGCGATGAAAGTCATAGCAAATGATTACACTATTACTCTGGCTAGTTCTTCAGGCCAGCTTGAATTGAATGCATTTATTCCGCTTATAGCTGAAAGCCTTTTAGAGTCTTTAGAACTATTAAATGATGCTGTTGTTTTATTTAGAGAAAAGTGTATTGAAGGAATAAAAGTAAATGAAAAAAGGTGCAGGGAAAACCTTGAAAGGTCTACTGCATTAGTAACGGCTCTTGTTCATCATATAGGTTATGATAGGGCAAGTGAAATAGCAAAGAAAGCACTTAAAAATAATAAGACAATAAGAGAAGTTTTAAGAGAAGAAAATATTCTGACTGAAGAGGAAATAGACAAAATTCTAAATCCTTATCAGGTAACAAAACCAGGAATACCAGGTAAATAA
- a CDS encoding tRNA 2-thiocytidine biosynthesis TtcA family protein, protein MSNNENNNRENGIAGSGCEILVPFNERKPLKEIERSIIKKYRKHIWSKFVKAIREFDLVEDGDKIAVAISGGKDSMLMAKLFQELKRQGQVKIELEFIVMDPGYHESIKELLIDNCQYLNIPIHIFESRIFEIVDNIAQDYPCYMCARMRRGALYNKAQELGCNKLALGHHFNDVIETTLLNILYAGCFKTMLPKLKSTNFRGVELIRPMYYIREKHIERFTQNSGIWPLNCACMVAAKKTSSKRNEIKELIEDLKKNFENVDKSIFKAAQNVNMDAILGWQKDGKKYSYLDFYE, encoded by the coding sequence ATGAGTAATAATGAAAATAATAATCGAGAAAATGGTATTGCAGGAAGTGGTTGTGAGATATTAGTTCCTTTTAATGAAAGAAAACCTCTTAAAGAAATAGAACGTAGTATTATTAAGAAATATAGAAAGCATATATGGTCAAAGTTTGTTAAAGCTATAAGAGAGTTTGATTTAGTAGAAGATGGAGACAAGATTGCTGTAGCAATTTCTGGCGGCAAAGATAGTATGCTTATGGCTAAACTTTTTCAAGAATTAAAACGTCAAGGTCAAGTTAAAATTGAGCTCGAATTTATAGTAATGGATCCAGGGTATCATGAGAGTATAAAAGAGTTACTTATTGATAATTGTCAATATTTAAATATACCAATTCATATTTTTGAATCAAGAATTTTTGAAATAGTTGATAATATCGCACAGGATTATCCTTGTTATATGTGTGCTAGAATGCGACGTGGAGCATTATATAATAAAGCTCAAGAGCTTGGATGTAATAAGCTAGCTCTTGGACATCATTTTAATGATGTTATTGAGACTACTTTATTAAATATTTTATATGCTGGATGTTTCAAAACAATGCTCCCTAAGTTGAAATCAACAAATTTTAGAGGGGTAGAATTAATCAGACCAATGTATTATATACGCGAAAAACATATTGAGAGGTTTACTCAAAATAGTGGAATTTGGCCATTGAATTGTGCGTGTATGGTTGCTGCAAAGAAGACATCGAGTAAAAGGAATGAAATTAAAGAGCTTATAGAAGATTTAAAGAAAAATTTTGAAAATGTAGACAAGTCTATTTTCAAAGCAGCTCAGAATGTAAATATGGATGCAATATTAGGGTGGCAAAAAGATGGGAAGAAATATTCGTATTTAGATTTTTATGAGTAA
- a CDS encoding 4Fe-4S binding protein: MIILVKELRGLIMNAKLIKIIQSIQNLKKYISENEQIIYSGENAKEGLSVPEIIMRYGGNSRKSFKEIKAVMPTMIRTLFNVKKSYSSVKRNPKENNKIASEKFIYKLVEYAKSLGVSDIGFAKVDSDLIFKNRGILYDNAIVVTMEMKKEFIDKAPGIETGKEVFRTYLGLGIIVNKIADYLRKNGFKAQAGPALGGDVIYPLLAEKAGLGAIGRHGLLISPNYGPRQRIAAIYTNIENLPFSTENKHMWIKEFCAKCGKCIRKCPGDAIYENPIVHEDGSLTFIDYRKCAVPFANTSGCTVCIKECVFNQFDYCKLLKNKSYFSKKDKPI; this comes from the coding sequence ATGATTATATTAGTTAAAGAATTGAGGGGGCTAATTATGAATGCAAAATTGATAAAAATAATTCAATCAATTCAAAATTTAAAAAAATATATATCTGAGAATGAACAAATCATCTATTCGGGCGAGAATGCAAAGGAAGGATTAAGTGTACCAGAAATAATTATGAGATACGGTGGTAATTCTAGAAAATCCTTTAAAGAAATTAAGGCAGTCATGCCAACAATGATTAGAACATTATTTAATGTTAAAAAGAGCTACTCTTCAGTAAAAAGAAATCCTAAAGAAAATAATAAAATTGCTTCAGAAAAATTTATTTATAAATTAGTTGAATATGCAAAAAGTTTGGGTGTATCTGATATTGGATTTGCAAAAGTTGATAGCGATTTAATTTTTAAAAATCGTGGAATACTATATGATAATGCAATTGTGGTAACTATGGAAATGAAAAAAGAGTTTATAGATAAAGCGCCTGGGATAGAAACAGGTAAAGAAGTATTTAGAACTTATTTAGGATTAGGAATAATAGTAAACAAAATAGCTGATTATTTAAGAAAAAATGGGTTTAAGGCTCAAGCAGGACCAGCTTTAGGGGGAGATGTTATATATCCATTATTGGCAGAAAAAGCAGGTTTAGGCGCTATAGGAAGACATGGGCTTTTAATTTCGCCAAATTATGGACCAAGGCAAAGAATAGCAGCGATATATACTAACATTGAGAATTTACCATTTTCAACAGAAAATAAGCATATGTGGATTAAAGAATTTTGTGCTAAGTGTGGAAAGTGCATAAGAAAATGTCCTGGAGATGCAATATATGAAAATCCAATAGTTCATGAGGATGGGTCATTAACATTCATTGATTACAGAAAATGTGCAGTTCCTTTTGCAAATACTTCAGGATGTACAGTTTGTATTAAGGAATGTGTATTTAATCAGTTCGATTATTGTAAATTACTGAAAAACAAATCCTATTTCAGTAAAAAAGATAAACCTATTTAG
- a CDS encoding aminopeptidase, translated as MDNISLEKYARLVVKTGINIQKNQILVITSPIECDSFARMVAKVAYQEGAKDVVINWIDELFSKIRYMHAPEEVFEEFPQWKKEFYMYYMKQGAAFLRISASDPELMKDVNPERIAKERKVSNASLKEYRESLMSNKNVWCIVSVPTKAWAKKVFPELSEDDAVEKLWDAILKAVRVDTEDPVASWENHKNNLRKSLEFLNSNKFKLLHFKNSLGTDLKIELPENHIWLGGSDYTPEGVEFVANMPTEEVFTLPKKTGVNGTVVSSKPLNYNGNLIENFSLTFKDGKIVDFKAEKGYETLKQLIETDEGSCYLGEVALVPYDSPISKSNILFYNTLFDENASCHLAIGKAYPVCIKNSENMNKEELEKLGVNDSLVHEDFMIGTEDLEIIGITAEGKEISVFKNGNFTY; from the coding sequence ATGGATAATATTTCACTTGAAAAATATGCCCGTCTTGTAGTAAAAACGGGAATTAACATTCAAAAAAACCAAATTCTTGTTATAACTTCTCCTATAGAATGTGATTCTTTTGCAAGAATGGTAGCAAAGGTTGCTTATCAAGAGGGAGCAAAGGATGTTGTTATAAATTGGATAGATGAGTTGTTTTCAAAAATTAGATATATGCATGCTCCAGAAGAAGTTTTTGAAGAGTTTCCTCAATGGAAGAAAGAGTTCTATATGTATTATATGAAGCAAGGAGCAGCTTTTCTAAGAATATCTGCATCTGATCCAGAGCTTATGAAAGATGTAAATCCTGAAAGAATAGCAAAAGAACGTAAGGTTAGTAATGCTTCATTAAAAGAATACAGAGAAAGTTTGATGAGTAATAAAAATGTGTGGTGCATTGTATCAGTTCCTACAAAGGCTTGGGCAAAGAAAGTCTTCCCTGAACTTTCAGAAGATGATGCGGTTGAAAAACTATGGGATGCTATTTTAAAAGCTGTAAGAGTAGATACAGAAGATCCTGTTGCTTCTTGGGAAAATCATAAAAATAATCTTAGAAAAAGTTTGGAATTTTTAAACAGTAATAAATTTAAACTTCTTCACTTTAAAAACTCTTTAGGAACAGATTTGAAAATAGAGCTTCCTGAGAATCATATATGGCTTGGAGGTTCAGATTACACTCCTGAAGGAGTAGAATTTGTTGCAAATATGCCTACAGAAGAGGTATTTACTTTACCAAAAAAGACAGGAGTAAATGGTACTGTAGTAAGTTCAAAGCCTTTAAACTATAACGGGAACTTAATTGAAAACTTTTCCTTAACATTTAAAGATGGAAAGATTGTTGATTTTAAAGCTGAAAAAGGTTATGAGACTTTAAAACAACTTATTGAAACTGATGAAGGTTCCTGCTACCTTGGTGAAGTAGCTTTAGTTCCTTATGATTCCCCTATTTCAAAATCAAATATATTGTTTTACAATACTCTTTTTGATGAAAATGCATCATGCCATCTAGCAATAGGAAAAGCATATCCAGTATGTATAAAAAACAGTGAAAACATGAACAAAGAAGAATTAGAAAAACTAGGAGTAAACGATTCTCTTGTACATGAAGATTTTATGATAGGCACAGAAGATCTTGAAATAATAGGAATTACAGCAGAAGGAAAAGAAATATCTGTATTCAAAAATGGTAACTTTACATATTAA
- a CDS encoding radical SAM protein, with translation MRYEGVVYRPPSEAYSLIIQVTIGCSYNKCTFCSMYKDKNFRMRKINEIFEDLVMARSAYQSVKRIFLADGNALVLKPEDLKKILLKIKELFPECERVGIYGAPKDILKKTVEELKELKECGLGIVYLGLESGSDKILKEIKKGVSSQEMIEAGRKIKRAGIKLSVTLISGLGGRENWLEHAEKSAKMINEINPNFLALLTLLIQNGTELYDKVKLGEFQLLTPREVLIETKTLIKNLNLDNCIFRSNHASNYVYLAGTLSKDKESLLRDIDRFLEARFDYKDEFLRGL, from the coding sequence ATGAGATATGAAGGTGTAGTATATAGACCACCAAGTGAAGCGTATAGTCTTATTATTCAGGTAACTATAGGATGTTCTTATAACAAATGCACATTTTGCAGTATGTACAAGGACAAGAATTTTAGGATGAGAAAAATTAATGAGATATTTGAAGATTTAGTTATGGCAAGAAGTGCTTATCAAAGTGTAAAAAGGATATTTTTAGCTGATGGTAATGCATTAGTTTTAAAGCCAGAAGATTTGAAGAAAATACTATTGAAGATAAAAGAACTTTTTCCTGAATGTGAAAGAGTAGGTATTTATGGTGCTCCAAAAGATATATTGAAAAAAACAGTAGAAGAATTAAAAGAGTTAAAAGAATGTGGACTAGGAATAGTTTATTTGGGATTAGAATCAGGAAGTGATAAGATTTTAAAAGAAATAAAAAAAGGTGTTTCTTCTCAAGAAATGATTGAGGCAGGTAGAAAGATAAAAAGAGCAGGTATAAAGCTTTCAGTAACTCTTATATCTGGATTGGGTGGTAGAGAAAATTGGCTTGAACATGCAGAAAAATCTGCAAAAATGATAAATGAAATAAATCCTAATTTTTTAGCTTTGCTTACATTACTTATTCAAAATGGCACAGAACTTTATGATAAAGTTAAATTAGGAGAATTTCAACTTTTAACACCAAGAGAAGTTTTAATTGAAACAAAAACATTGATTAAAAACTTAAATTTAGATAATTGTATTTTTAGAAGTAATCATGCTTCAAATTATGTATATTTGGCAGGAACACTTTCTAAAGATAAGGAAAGCCTTCTAAGAGATATAGACAGATTTTTGGAAGCTAGATTTGATTATAAAGATGAATTTTTGAGAGGGTTATAA
- a CDS encoding spore coat protein has product MYLCPFYSLRQIIRNKIFVLDFKQGDVNGDLIIDNVYLVGKKPYGITSPFVDNITLLIQDGRTNIFYKIVPKENAGYNPTIFLGDFTGNKISDILISIDSGGSGGYAFYYIYSFMNNTPIKIFDHEKFNQKYTYKVIYKDYYEVEVEGNNSKKYIIDIKYKGKEYLSEIYDDKGELKKPIEGWVNPLGGLYPIDFQRDGTYELYATQRIAGRYNADGLGYVQTSLEWNGNDFVPFFQTIGILG; this is encoded by the coding sequence ATGTATTTATGTCCATTTTATTCTTTAAGACAAATAATTAGAAACAAAATATTTGTACTAGATTTTAAGCAAGGAGATGTAAATGGTGATTTAATAATAGATAATGTCTATTTAGTAGGAAAAAAACCATACGGAATAACAAGTCCCTTTGTTGATAATATAACTCTATTAATTCAAGATGGAAGGACAAATATTTTCTATAAAATTGTTCCAAAAGAAAATGCTGGATATAATCCAACAATCTTTTTAGGAGATTTTACTGGAAATAAAATAAGTGATATTCTAATTAGTATCGACTCAGGAGGAAGCGGTGGATATGCTTTTTATTATATTTATTCCTTTATGAATAATACTCCAATAAAGATCTTTGACCACGAAAAATTCAACCAAAAATATACCTATAAAGTAATATATAAAGATTATTATGAAGTAGAAGTTGAAGGAAACAATTCAAAAAAATATATTATAGACATTAAATATAAAGGTAAAGAATATCTATCTGAAATATATGATGACAAAGGTGAACTTAAAAAGCCTATTGAAGGATGGGTAAATCCTCTTGGCGGACTATATCCTATAGATTTTCAGAGAGATGGAACTTATGAATTATATGCAACCCAACGAATAGCAGGTAGGTATAATGCTGATGGATTGGGATATGTACAAACTTCATTAGAATGGAATGGCAATGATTTTGTTCCATTCTTCCAAACTATAGGAATACTAGGATAG
- a CDS encoding sulfite exporter TauE/SafE family protein, whose translation MINGFPIIIGLIVIFSAGLIQGVTSFGFSLLTLPILGAFVPLKIIVPMMIIYSLIMNSMILYKIKGHVNIKKIYLLIISAVIATPIGANLLINLNENILKIIVGIIVSVSAISFYFGYKIKINNEKLAYIPVGILSGLLNGSVSLSGPPIILFLTNQGVSKQIFRATLTAYFWILNIMTIITFLYKRLITYEVLKFTVYLLPALIISVMIGIKLGNKVKEKMFKKITTILIILMGILSIISGIK comes from the coding sequence ATGATAAATGGATTTCCCATTATTATTGGACTTATAGTAATATTTTCAGCAGGACTTATACAAGGAGTGACTAGTTTTGGATTTTCTCTACTCACATTGCCTATTCTAGGTGCATTTGTACCACTTAAAATAATCGTTCCAATGATGATAATATATAGCCTAATAATGAATTCTATGATTCTTTATAAAATAAAAGGACATGTAAATATAAAGAAAATATATTTATTAATTATATCTGCAGTCATAGCTACTCCAATAGGCGCTAACTTATTAATAAACTTAAATGAAAATATATTAAAGATAATAGTAGGTATAATTGTTTCTGTATCTGCCATTTCTTTCTATTTTGGCTATAAAATTAAGATTAATAATGAAAAACTTGCATATATACCAGTAGGTATTTTAAGTGGATTATTAAATGGCAGTGTCAGCCTAAGTGGACCTCCAATAATACTTTTTTTAACTAATCAAGGTGTTTCCAAGCAAATTTTTAGAGCTACCTTAACAGCATATTTTTGGATACTTAATATAATGACTATAATAACTTTTTTATATAAAAGACTTATTACATATGAAGTTTTAAAATTTACAGTTTATCTATTGCCTGCACTAATTATTAGTGTCATGATAGGTATTAAGTTGGGGAATAAAGTTAAAGAAAAGATGTTTAAAAAAATAACTACAATTTTAATAATTTTAATGGGAATATTATCAATTATTTCTGGAATTAAATAG
- the rlmH gene encoding 23S rRNA (pseudouridine(1915)-N(3))-methyltransferase RlmH — protein MNITIISVGKIKEKYLNDGIKEFSKRLSKYCKLKLIEVNDEKAPESLSEAEMEIVKKKEGERILSKLNESSYIITLCIDGKSLSSEEFSKKLDSLALSGNSNITFIIGGSLGLSQEVINKSHFKLSFSKMTFPHQLMKLILLEQIYRAFRISRGEPYHK, from the coding sequence ATGAATATAACGATAATTTCAGTAGGTAAAATTAAAGAAAAATATTTAAATGATGGTATAAAAGAGTTTTCAAAAAGATTATCTAAGTACTGTAAACTAAAATTAATTGAAGTGAATGATGAAAAGGCTCCAGAAAGTTTAAGTGAAGCTGAAATGGAAATTGTGAAGAAAAAAGAAGGTGAAAGAATATTAAGCAAATTGAATGAAAGCTCTTATATTATAACCTTATGTATTGATGGTAAAAGTTTATCTTCAGAGGAATTTTCAAAAAAACTTGACAGTTTGGCCTTATCAGGAAACAGTAATATAACTTTTATAATAGGTGGTTCTTTAGGACTATCACAAGAAGTTATAAATAAAAGTCATTTCAAATTATCTTTTTCAAAAATGACATTTCCCCATCAGCTGATGAAATTAATTTTATTAGAGCAAATATATAGAGCTTTTAGAATAAGTAGGGGTGAACCGTACCATAAATAA
- a CDS encoding HNH endonuclease, which yields MKPGNKDKLYIYQRDLKRCFYCGKKLKFHQITLDHYFPVSKGGTNDIFNLVTCCKRCNKLKGDFLPEDYERVILELFLIAVEDDKIIGSGLNIDNKKLKEELLKVDRIEGITDKFIFQSDSMRFYIKNNYVIKVVYIGGFK from the coding sequence GTGAAGCCTGGCAATAAGGACAAGCTATATATTTATCAAAGAGATTTAAAAAGATGTTTTTATTGTGGGAAGAAACTTAAATTTCATCAGATTACATTAGATCATTATTTTCCTGTGAGTAAAGGTGGGACTAATGATATTTTCAATTTAGTAACTTGCTGTAAAAGGTGTAATAAACTAAAAGGAGACTTTTTACCAGAGGACTATGAAAGAGTAATTTTAGAACTTTTTTTAATAGCTGTAGAGGATGATAAGATTATAGGAAGTGGTTTGAATATCGATAATAAAAAACTGAAAGAAGAATTATTAAAAGTTGATAGGATAGAAGGTATTACAGATAAATTTATATTTCAGAGCGATAGTATGCGATTCTATATAAAGAATAATTATGTAATTAAAGTAGTTTATATAGGAGGATTTAAATGA
- a CDS encoding CxxH/CxxC protein: MYVVCNEHLDIAIEEFIDVYEQPPDIYELDKISFTDWTSPHTCDFCDKTPKYLIV; encoded by the coding sequence ATGTATGTTGTTTGCAATGAACATTTAGATATTGCAATTGAGGAGTTTATTGATGTGTATGAACAACCACCTGACATCTATGAATTAGATAAAATATCTTTTACCGATTGGACAAGTCCGCATACTTGTGATTTTTGTGATAAAACGCCTAAATATTTAATAGTATAA
- the htrA gene encoding serine protease HtrA, producing the protein MDWEEKRESENEKNNIEDAYEKEIANTSDYYVKGPITSYKPYRKRRGVFSYFIVALIAALIGGIISSYVAPAYLYGKYLPIPELYKKNITENAEIKIIPKDDITTVTAVAKKAMKSVVGITTIQTVDYFFWGPRQQQGVGSGVIVDSNGYILTNSHVIADGKADKITVLFKNGDKKEGKVLWYEKALDLAIVKVDATNLPAADLGDSDKLQVGELAVAIGNPLGLEFQRTVTSGIISGLNRSIRVDENNVIENLIQTDASINPGNSGGPLLNSKGEVIGINTAKIQSAEGLGFAIPINTAKPIIEQVIKEGTFKTVFMGISGVEVEKYEKALGIDLKADSGVIVIEVASKSPAFKAGIRAGDVILKVDGENVISMNHLRRILYKYKPGDKANIEIMRNGETINLELTFETRPDNY; encoded by the coding sequence ATGGATTGGGAAGAAAAAAGAGAAAGTGAGAATGAAAAAAATAATATTGAGGATGCTTATGAAAAGGAAATTGCTAACACTAGCGACTACTATGTTAAAGGCCCTATAACTTCTTATAAACCTTATAGGAAAAGAAGAGGAGTATTTTCATATTTTATAGTGGCTTTGATAGCAGCATTAATTGGTGGAATAATTTCATCGTATGTTGCACCAGCCTATTTATATGGAAAGTATTTACCAATTCCAGAGCTATATAAGAAAAACATAACAGAAAATGCAGAAATAAAAATAATACCAAAGGATGATATTACAACTGTAACTGCTGTGGCTAAGAAGGCTATGAAGTCAGTTGTTGGTATAACTACGATACAGACTGTGGATTACTTTTTTTGGGGACCTCGTCAGCAGCAAGGGGTAGGTTCTGGTGTAATCGTTGATAGCAATGGATATATATTAACAAACTCTCATGTAATTGCAGATGGAAAAGCAGATAAGATAACTGTATTATTCAAGAATGGGGATAAAAAAGAAGGAAAAGTTTTATGGTATGAAAAGGCTTTAGATTTAGCTATTGTTAAGGTTGATGCAACAAATTTACCAGCAGCTGATTTGGGTGATTCTGACAAGCTCCAGGTTGGAGAATTAGCTGTTGCTATAGGTAATCCTTTGGGTTTAGAATTCCAAAGAACTGTAACTTCTGGAATCATAAGTGGTTTAAATAGATCTATTAGAGTTGATGAAAATAATGTTATTGAAAATTTAATACAGACAGATGCATCAATAAATCCTGGTAATAGTGGAGGTCCGTTACTAAATTCAAAAGGTGAAGTTATAGGTATAAATACTGCTAAAATACAGTCAGCAGAGGGATTAGGTTTTGCTATTCCGATTAATACTGCTAAACCTATTATAGAACAAGTTATTAAAGAAGGAACGTTTAAAACTGTGTTTATGGGTATATCGGGAGTTGAAGTAGAAAAATATGAAAAAGCTTTAGGCATTGACTTGAAGGCTGACAGTGGTGTGATTGTAATAGAAGTTGCATCTAAATCACCAGCATTTAAAGCAGGAATAAGAGCTGGCGATGTTATATTAAAAGTAGATGGCGAAAATGTAATATCTATGAATCATTTAAGAAGAATACTTTATAAATATAAGCCTGGAGATAAAGCTAATATTGAGATTATGAGAAATGGTGAAACTATTAATCTAGAATTAACATTTGAAACCAGACCAGATAATTACTAG
- a CDS encoding MBL fold metallo-hydrolase translates to MTIRFCSLASGSSGNCQYIETDRIKLLIDAGLSGRKIENSLKSIGISPEDINGILVTHEHKDHIKGVGILSRRYNLPIYANESTWKAMENDIGEISINNIKIFKTEKEFELKDLGVLPFKTSHDSIESVGFCFYHKNVKLSLVTDTGYVSEDIKKKIYNSDLLVIESNHDIEMLKMGRYPWFLKKRILGDTGHLSNDLAGEVISEVFSGKRQKVLLAHLSKENNFPELAYQTVVNILREKGIKIGDDIILELTQRDRPTKIYDF, encoded by the coding sequence ATGACTATTAGATTTTGTTCATTAGCTAGTGGAAGTAGTGGTAACTGTCAGTATATTGAAACAGACAGAATTAAGTTATTGATAGATGCAGGATTAAGTGGAAGAAAGATTGAGAATTCATTAAAATCAATAGGCATTTCGCCTGAAGATATAAATGGTATATTAGTTACTCATGAACATAAAGATCATATAAAAGGTGTAGGAATTCTTTCTAGACGATATAATTTACCCATATATGCTAATGAGAGTACTTGGAAGGCGATGGAGAATGATATAGGAGAAATAAGCATAAATAATATTAAGATATTTAAGACTGAAAAAGAATTTGAATTAAAAGATTTAGGAGTATTACCGTTTAAAACTTCACATGACTCAATTGAATCTGTTGGTTTTTGTTTTTATCATAAAAATGTAAAATTGAGTTTAGTAACAGATACAGGTTATGTTAGTGAAGATATTAAAAAGAAAATATATAATTCAGATTTATTGGTAATTGAGTCTAATCACGATATAGAAATGTTAAAGATGGGTAGATATCCATGGTTTTTAAAAAAGAGAATACTAGGAGACACAGGGCACTTATCTAATGATTTAGCGGGAGAAGTAATATCAGAAGTATTTTCTGGGAAAAGGCAAAAGGTACTTTTAGCTCATTTAAGTAAAGAAAATAATTTTCCAGAGTTAGCTTATCAAACAGTTGTTAATATTTTAAGAGAAAAGGGTATAAAAATAGGAGATGATATTATTCTTGAACTTACACAAAGGGATAGGCCAACAAAAATATATGATTTTTAA